The Archangium primigenium genomic interval TCGCCCTCGGCGTGGGCCTCGCCATTACCCTCGGTGTCAAGCTCACCAACCTCGGGCCCCTCTGGGCGGGCATCATCCCGGGCACCATCGCCTTCCTGGCCACCTACTTCCTGCTCGCCCAGCGAGTGGGCAAGGAACTGCAGAAGTTGATGCTCGCCGTGCAGAAGGAGCTCCAGGGCCAGCCCACCAGCCAGAAGGACGCCCAGGGCCGGCTCGAGCGCGCCATCAAGATGCTCGAGGGCGGCCTCGTCTACGAGAAGCGCCAGTTCCTCGTGGGCCCCGAGGTGCACGCCCAGATTGGAATGTTGAAGTACATGTCCAAGGATCTGGACGGCGCCCAGCGCCACTTCGCCCAGGCGAGCAGCCGCAACTACATGGCCAAGGCCATGGAGGGCGCCCTGCACTTCCAGAAGAAGGACTTCGCCGCCATGAAGAAGGCCTTCGAGGCCGCCGCGGCCGCCGGCAAGAAGGAGTCCATTGTCTGGGCCGTGTACGCCTGGTGTCTGGTGCAGAACAAGGAGAAGGACGAAGCGCTCAAGGTGCTGGGCCGGGGCGTGGACGCCAACCCGAGCGATGACAAGCTCAAGAACAGCCTGTCCGCGCTGCAGAACGACAAGCGGCTCAAGATGAAGCCCTACGAGCCCTTGTGGTGGCAGTTCGGTCTGGAGGCCCCGCCCCCGCAGATGATCGGCGGCGGCGGCCGGCGGGTTCAGTTCACCCCGCGACGCTGACCCCTCCCTTCCGGGAATTCCTACCGGTCTCCATTCCCGAGAATACTGCAAGTCTTGCCTATCCGGGCGCGCGCTTCCCGCCCGGCTGATCGCAAGCCCCTGGAATCAGGTCTCTCTCGGGAGACGGTCTCCCGGGCACGTGGCTTGCTACTGGGCAAGGCGTCGTCCTGGGAGGGTGTTCCTAGGGACGAGGCGGCCGGGGGTCTCGGGTGGCGGAGGACATGGGGAGCTCGCCAGCGATGGCGGCGAAGGATGGGCCGGAGGGGGAGACCTCCCGGCGGGACGGCACCCGGGAACTCCGAGTGGCCACGAGCGGCCCGGACGAGGGAGCGGAGCGGATGATGCAGCGTCAGGACCGCCACGGCGAGAAGCCCTTGATCCTGGTCGTGGACGACGACCCGGGCACGCGCGAGAGCTTGTTGGAGCTGCTCTCGGCCCGCTTCGACGTGCTGGGCGCCGACAGCGGCCGCTCCGGGGTGGAGCTGGCGCGCGAGCGCCACCCGGACCTCGTGCTGCTCGACCGCTTCCTGTCCAACGAGGACGGGCTCACGGTGCTCGAGTGCCTGCAGCATGACCGGAGCACGGAGGCCGTGCCGGTCATCTTCCTCACGGGGGACTCGGACGAGGCCACCCTGGAGAAGTGCCTGGAGATGGGCGCGGTGGACTTCGTGCACAAGCCGGCCAGCACGCGCGAGCTCGTGGCGCGCATCGACCGCGCGCTGCGGCAGAGCGAGCAGCAACAGCGCCTGCAGCAGATGGCCCAGACGGACGCGCTCACGGGCCTGGCCAACTTCCGCGCCCTGTCCGCGCGCCTGGAGGAGGAGTTCAAGCGGTCCAACCGCTACGACTACCCCCTGTCCGTGGTCGTCATCGACCTGGATCACCTCAAGGCCATCAACGACGGCATGGGCCACGACGTGGGCAACCGCGCCATCCTGGCGCTCGCCAACCTCTTGCGCACCAACCTGCGCGAGGTGGACTTCGCGGCGCGCTTCGGCGGGGACGAGTTCGTCGCCCTGCTGCCCCACCAGACCGCCGCCGAGGCCGCCGTGCTCGCCGAGCGCATCCGCACGGGCCTGCGCGGCGTGAAGATCACCCGGGCGGACGGCCGCCCCGCGCCCTTCGGGCTGAGCGTGAGCGTGGGCATCGCGGATCACTCGCTGAGCAACCCGCGCGAGAGCACCGACGAGCTGCTGCGGGCCGCCGACGCGGCGCTCTACGAGGCCAAGCGCGAGGGGCGCGACCGGGTGGTGGTGCAGCACCCGGCGGAGCTCGCGGCTCCGCGCTCGGCACAGCGGCACTAGCTTCAAGCAGGACACACACCCCCAAGAGGTCCCGATGGACGGCGGCGGAGCGAGGGCGAGGATGAACGGTGGCAGGCTGGCGAGCGGCTCACGGGTGGCCATCATCGGGGGAGGCATCGCCGGGGTGGGCATGGCGACCTCCCTGCTCTTCAATGCCCGGGCCCGCGGATGCACCGTCGACGTGCGCGTGTATGACGGCGGCGACCCGAGCGCCATCGCGCCCCCCGCCGTGCTCACGCCCGAGTGCCGCTCGCGCCTGGCGGCGCTCGGCTGCCGGATTCCCCTGGAGTGGCGCGCGCACGAGTTGCGCGGCGTGGAGGTGATCTCCCACGGCCAGCGCGAGGTGGTGCCCGGCACGCCCGGCGGCCTGTGGGTGGTGGACGGCTGGCCCCAGGGCCAGGGCGGCGTGGCGCTCGTGCGCGAGATGCTCGCGGGGGCGGCCACCGCCCAGGGGGCCAAGTTCATCCAGCGGCGCGTGGAGCGGGTGGAGAACCAGCCCTCCGCGCCGGACGCGCCCGCGGCGGTGCGCAAGTGTGGCCCGCTCATCGTGCGCGCCCAGGGCAGTGGCGAGCGCTTCCACGCGGTGGCCCTGGCCACGGGCGCGGGGCCCTCGCTGGGCGACGCCTTCTTCCCGGGCTTCCAGCCGGCGCCCACCGTGGCCGCCGTGCAGGCGCGGCTGCGGCCCGCCTCGCTCCAGGCCCCTACCCCGCTCGCCCGGCTGTGGCTCTCGCCCCTGCCCACCGTGGACGGCCTGTGGCTCTTGCCCGGGGCCCAGTCGGTGTACGCGCTCGCCTTCGGCCCCGCGGTGACGCCCGCGGACCTGTGCCAGGCCCTGATGATGGCGGCCCGGGACGGACTCGTGGAGGAGGGCTTCGAGCTCACCGCCGTGGAGACCACGCGCCTGCCCTACGGGCCGGGCCGCACCCTCGTGGCCCCCGGCCAGCTCGCCGTGGGCGCGGTGGCGCTCGGCCACCCGCTGCAACTCGGCCTCACCGAGACGCTCGCCTCGTGCAGCCGCGCCGCCGTGGCCCTGCTCGACGCGGGACTGGAGAAGCCCGCCCTGGAGCGGCGCTACGTGCGCGACGGCCTCGCCGAGCTGCTCGAGGACGCGACGGCCGGGGCCCGCTGCATCCCCTGGCTGCGCCGCGCGGGCCGCCAGGCGCCTCGTGCCTTCCTCACCGCCCGCCTGCGCGGCACGTCCGGGGGCATGGGGGGCGGCGGCGTGCTCGGCCTGTCCGCGCCCACGCCCCTCGCCCTGCTCTCCAGCCTGCGCTGGGCCGGCATCCGCGAGACGCTGGCCTCCTGGGTGCACACCACCCTGGAGCCCCTGCCCACGACGATCCCCGCCATGGAGCCGGACCTCTACTACATCGTGGATGACGACCCGGAGCAGCGCGAGGCGATGACGCAGCTGCTGGAGTCCACGGGCGCGCGGGTGGTGGCCTTCGCGGACGAGCTCGCCCTCTTCTGCGCGGTGGCCCGCCGGCCGCCCACCGCCATCCTCCTGGACGTGGTGCTGCACTGGGTGGACGGCCTGCGGCTGTGCGAGGGCCTCAAGCAGCACCCGCTCACCCGCGACACCCGCGTGGTGGTCATGAGCGGCCTCAACCGGCCCCACGTGCGCCAGCGCGCGCTCGACGCCGGCGCCGAGGCCTTCCTGCCCAAGCCCGTGGAGCCCGAGCGCCTCCTGCGCCAGCTGCTCGGTCTGGTGCCCGCGGCCCCGGCCGTGCCGGCCCCGAGCGCGCTCACCGAGGAGTCGGGGCGCTACGCGTCCTGAAGCCCGGCATAGGGCGGGGGCACGAAGCGCGCCCCCGGCTCCTTGCGAAACCACGTCATCTGGCGCTTGGCGTAGTGGCGCGTCTCCTGGGCCGTCTGGGCGATGGCCTCGCGCTCCGTCAGCCGCCCCTCCACCACCGCGCGCGCCTGCACGTAGCCCACGCTGCGCATGGGCGCGGCCTCGCCATAACCCCGCGCCAGGAGCGCGCGCACCTCGTCCACCAGTCCCCGCGCGTAGAGCGTCTCCGTGCGCGCGTTGATGGCCTGGTAGAGCGCCTCGCGCGGCGGCTCCAGTACCACCATGCGAAACGGGTAGCGGCCCCCGGAAAAGGCGTGCTCCCGCCGGAACACCGAGGCGGGCTTGCCCGTCTGGGCGTGGATTTCCAGCGCCCGGATGACGCGCAACAGGTCCTGCGGGGGCAGCTTCGCGGCCGACTCCGGATCCACCTCGGCGAGCCGCCGGTGCACGGCCTCGCGGCCCTCGGCGACGGCGAGCGCCTCCAGCCGCGCGCGCAGCGCGGGATCCGCCCCCGGCGCCTCCACCAGCCCGTGCAGGAGGATGCGCAGGTACATGCCCGTGCCCCCCACGACGAACACCCGCCGGCCCCGCGCGTGGATGTCCGCGATGGCCGCGTCGGCCCGCCGCTGGTACTCGGCGGCGGAGAAGGGCTCCAGGGGCTCCACCACGGACAGCAGGTGGTGCGGCACCGCGGCGCACTCGGCCTCCGAGGGCTTGGCGGTGCCGATGTCGAAGTGCCGGTACACCTGCTGCGAGTCCGCGCCGACGATCTCCCCGCCGTGGCGCAGGGCCAGCGCCACGGCGAGCGCGGACTTGCCCGAGGCGGTGGGGCCGGCGATGACGGTGAGGACCGGCCGCTCCACGGGCGTCACGCTCAGGCCGTGGGCTTGGCCGCGGCGTGCAGCGCCTGGGCCAGCTCCGCGAGCTTCACGGGCACCGGCTCACCCCCGGCCATGGGCTTGAGGTTCGCCTGGCCACTCGTGCGCTCCAGCTCGCCGAGCACCAGCGTGTACGTGGCGCCCACCTTGTCCGCGCGCTTCATCTGGCTCTTGAGGCTGCCGCCGCGCGTGTCCAGCTCCACCCGCAGGCCCTCGCGGCGCAGCCGGCTCGCGATCGTCAGGGCCTCGTCCGCCGAGCCCTCGTCCGCCACGGCGATGAAGAGCTGGGCCTTCAGGCCGAATGTCTGGCCGCTCTCGCGCAGGAGCAGGCAGAGCCGGTCGAGCCCCAGCCCGAAGCCCACCGCGGGCACGTCCGGCCCGCCCAGCGCCTTGACCAGCTTGTCGTAGCGCCCGCCCCCGCCCACGGTGCTCGCCGTGCCCAGGACCGGGTGCGCGGCGATGAACTCGAAGGTGGTGCGCGTGTAGTAGTCGAGCCCCCGCATGATGCGGTGGTTGACCTCGAAGGCGATGCCCAGGGCGCGCAGCTTGCGCTGCACGTTCTCGAAGTGCTCGCGGCACGGCGTGCACAGGGACTCGAGGATGCTCGGCGCGGCCTGGGCGATCTGCTGGCAGCGCTCCACCTTGCAGTCCAGCACGCGCAGGGGGTTGCGCTCCAGGCGCACCTTGCAGTCCGCGCACAGCTCGTCCACGTGCGCGCGCAGGTGCCCCACCAGCTTCTCCTGGTAGGCGGGCCGGCACGCGTCGTCCCCGAGCGAGTTGATGTTGAGCGACACGTCGCGCAGGCCCAGCGCCTGGAGCAGCTGCACCACCAGGTCCATCATCTCCACGTCCTGGGCGGGCTCCTTCGAGCCGTACGCCTCGGCGCCGATCTGGTGGAACTGCCGGTAGCGGCCCGTCTTCATGCGCTCGTAGCGGAACATGGGGCCCATGTAGAACCAGCGCGTGAGCGGCTCCTGGTTCAGCACCGAGTGCTCGATGTAGGCGCGCGCGGCGGGCGCGGTGCCCTCGGGGCGCAGGGACAGGCTGCGGCCGCCCTTGTCCTCGAAGGTGTACATCTCCTTGCCGACGATGTCCGTCTCCTCGCCCACGCTGCGCACGAAGAGCGCGGTGTCCTCCACGGTGGGCGTGCGGGCCTCGCCGTAGCCAAAGCGCGCGAAGAGCTCGCGCGCCGTGCGCTCCACGTGCTGCCACACCTCCACCTCACCCGGGAGGATGTCGTTCATCCCCTTGGGGCCGGCGATCTTCTGGCTCACGGAATCTCCCCGATGCGACTGCCCAGGCGCACCACGGCCTCGGGCACCAGGCTCTCGGCCCACTTCACCCGGCCCGGCTCGAACAGCAGGATGACGGTGGAGCCCATCTCGAAGCGGCCCAATTCCCCGCCCTTCTCCACGGCGATGGCCGTGTCGTAGCGGTGCACCTTGCCCGGCTTGCCCTGGTGGGTGATGACGTCCTCGTAGGCGGCCTTGATGCGCGACACGCAGGTCGCGCCCACCTTCACCACGGCGCACTTGCCCGCCACGGTGTCCAGGTACGTGATGAGCCGCTCGTTCACGCAGAACAGCGACTGCTTGTTCTTCACCGACGCGGGATTCACCGGCCAGAACTCGCCCGGGATGTACGCGTAGCCGGTGATGGTGCCGCCCAGCGGCGCGTGGATGCGGTGGTAGTCCCGCGGCGACAGGTAGATGGTCGTCCAGGCGCCGCCGTGGAAGGGCTTCGCCGCCGCCTCGTCCCCGAGCAGCTCGCCCACCGAGTAGTGGATGTCCTTGGCCTGCAGCACCCGGCCGTGCTCGGAGTAGCCCACCTGGGACACGGCGCCGTCCACCGGGGACACCACGACCTTCTCGCCCGGATCGATGGTGCGCGCCCCCACCTTGAGCCCGCGGGTGAAGAACTCGGCGAACGTGGGGTAGTGCTCGAGCGCGTGCTCGGCCTCGGCCATGTCCACCTTGTACATCTTCGCGAACGTCTTGATGGCCGCGCGGTGCAGCGGCGCGGGCACGGGCAGACGCGTGGCCATCCCCACCGCCGTGGACAGGGCGGACTTGGGGAGGATCTGCATGAGCTTCATGAAGTTCTGTTCGTCCATGAGGAAGAAGGCCTCGGGGGGAAGAGGAAGGAAGAAGGGTTAACGGCCCGCGTCGCGCGCCGGCGGACCCATGCCGCCGTCCGGGGAGAGGGCCTGGAGCGCGCTCTTGGGCGCCAGACCGAGAACCTTGCCGTTTTCGATGATCATCAACTGGTCCTGGAGCGAGGCGTACTGCTGGCGACACGCCGGGCGCGCCGCCAATTCCCAGCTCTCGCGGATGCCCCGACCCTGCACCTGGAGCGACTCGCCCCGCTGGAAGCAGCCCGAGAAGCCGCTGGACAACGCCGCCACCGCGGTGCCAATGCCCGGCGCGCCGCCCGTGCCCGCGTCCGTCCCGGCGTCGGCCGCCTGCTCGGGGGGCTCGGGCGGAGGCGCGCTCGGCACGTAGCCGCCCGTGCCACCGGGAGGCATGGCGCCGGGCGTCCGGGCGCTCTCCCGGGCGGCTTCCTGCTCGCGCAGCTCTCCGCTCACGCGCTGCTTGCCCTCGTCGATGCGCTGGCGCAGCTCCCGGGCCGACGCGGCGTCCAGGCTGTCCGTGGGCACCTGGGCGAGCAGGCCCTCGATGGCCTCCAGCTCGGGGTCCACGAAGGCCTGGTCCCCCTGGGCGGCGTAGAGCTTGCCGAAGCGGGTCTGCGCCTCCACGTAGGCCTCGGAGGGCTGGGCGGGTTTGCGGCAGGCCAGGGGGGTGGCCAACAGGACGACGGTCACGAGGCCGGCGAGCTTCCGGCCAACTCGGGGGCGGTAGGGGCGCACAGGGCCGGTTTTCTACGCCATTTCCCGGCCCGCGCACCCCTTTTTCGCTCCGGCGTTGGCCTAGGCTCGCGCCCCCCATGCCCTCCCCCACCGAAGTGCTGCGCTCCGTGTTCGGCTTTCCAGGCTTTCGCGGCGGCCAGGAGCCCGTCGTCTCGCGCCTCCTGGAGGGCCGCTCGGTGCTGGCCATCTTCCCCACCGGCGCGGGCAAGAGCCTGTGCTACCAGCTGCCCGCGCTGATGCTCGAGGGGCTCACCCTGGTCGTCTCGCCCCTCATCGCGCTGATGAAGGATCAGCTCGACTTCCTCACGCGCCAGGGCGTGCGCGCCGCGCGGATCGACTCGACGCTCGGGCCGGACGAGCTGCGCCAGGTGTACGCGGACCTGCGCGCGGGCACGCTCCAATTGCTCTACGTCGCCCCCGAGCGCCTGGCCAACGAGCGCTTCCTCCAGACGCTCAAGGGCCTCCGCCTGTCCATGCTCGCGGTGGACGAGGCCCACTGCATCAGCGAGTGGGGCCACAACTTCCGGCCCGAGTACATGAAGCTCGCCCCGCTCGCGCGCACCCTGGGCGTGGAGCGCGTGCTGGCGCTCACCGCCACGGCCACGCCCTCGGTGGCGCGCGACATCGCCGCCGCGTTCGGCATCGCCGCGGGGGACGTCGTGCAGACGGGCTTCCACCGCCCCAACCTCACCCTGCGCGTGACGCCCACCGGGGGCGGCGACGCGCGGCGCGAGCTGCTCTTGCAGCGGCTCGGCGCCCGGGCGCGCGGCGCGACGATCATCTACGTCACGCTCCAGCGCACCGCCGAGGAGCTGGCCACGTTCCTGCGCGGCCACGGCCACGACGCGCTCGCCTACCACGCCGGCATGGAGCCCGAGGCGCGCCACGCGGTGCAGGACCGGTTCATGGCCTCCCCGGACGCGGTGGTGGTCGCGACGATCGCCTTCGGCATGGGCATCGACAAGAGCGACATCCGCGCCGTCTACCACTACAACCTGCCCAAGAGCCTGGAGAACCACGCGCAGGAGATCGGCCGCGCGGGACGCGATGGCCAGCCCTCGGACTGCGAGCTGCTCGCGGCCCGCGAGGACGTGACGGTGCTGGAGAACTTCACCTTCGGCGACACCCCCACCCCCGAGGCCGTGGCGGGTGTGCTCGAGCACGTGCTCGGCCAGGGCGAGACGTTCGACCTGTCCGTCCACGAGCTGTCCGGCACCCACGACGTGCGCCCGCTGGTCATCGAGACGCTGCTCACCTACCTGGAGCTGGACGGGCTCATCGAGTCCACCGGCCCCTTCTACAACGCGTACAAGTTCCAGGAACTCAAGCCCCTGGACGAGGCCATCGCCGGCTTCGACGCCGCGCGCGCGGCCTTCCTGCGGGGCGTGTTCGCCCACGCCGAGCGCAAGCGCACCTGGAGCGTGCTGGACCTGGCCACGGTGATGCGCGAGACGGGCGAGCCGCGCGCGCGCATCGTCGCGGCCCTCAACTATCTGGAGGAGCAGGAGGTGCTCAAGCTCCAGGTGACGGGGGTGCGCCAGGGCTACCGGAAGAAGGCCCGGAGCGTCGGTGCCGAGGCGCTCACCCGCACGATGCAGGAGCGCTTCCTCGAGCGCGAGGCGCGGGACGCGCGGCGGCTGGGCCAAGTGCTGGCCTTCGTGGACCACGCGGGGTGCCGCACCCGCTTCCTGCTCGCGTACTTCGGCGAGGAGCTGGGAAAGGACTGTGGCCACTGCGACGTGTGCGCGGGCGAGCACCCCGGCGTGCTGCCCCCGGCCCCGGACGCCGAGGCGCGCGAGGCCCAGGTGCGCGCGGAGGTGGCCCGCATGCGCGCCGAGCGCCAGGACGCCCTCGCCTCCCCGCGCCAGCTCGCGCGCTTCCTGTGCGGCATCACCTCGCCGAGCGCCACGCGCGCGAAGCTCACGCGCCACCCGCGCTTTGGCGCACTCTCGGACGTCCCCTTCCAGCAGGTGCTCGACCTCGCGAGGCCGTGAGGTCTCCCCCCTTCTCCCCACGCCACGTCCAGTGCTCAACTGGGCGCGCGGCACGTGCGTGGGAGAAGAGGTCTCGATGTCTCGTGGAGTCTTGAGGTGGCTGTGGGTGGCGGGCCTCGCGCTCGCCCTGTCGGGCTGTGAGTACTTCCAGGACGAGCCGGAGGTCCTTCCCCCCGACAAGCCGGTGGTGACGGTGCCGCGCTTCGCCGAGGCGCCCTTCATCATCCCCCTGGGCGAGCCGCTCACCCTCACCGCGTACGTGAACAACCCGGACGGCTCGCCCGCCACGGGCTACGAGTTCTACTGGAACGGGTGGGATCCGAACGGCGGCGAGGTGAAGGCCGAGTTCGGCCACCCCGCGCCGGGCGTGGAGACGGTGACGCTCACGTTCCTGCGGGAGATCCGCCTGGACGTCAGCGTGACGGTGACGGTGGTGAACGCGGTGAACGCGGTGGGCGCGGCGGTGGCGCGGGTGCGGCCCGAGCGGGTCGTGGCCTGGGGCGGCACGACGCGCGAGGTGCTGCCCTTCCAGCAGGAGGTGGCCCTGCGCGTGGGCGAGGCACGCCCCACGGCCGCCCTGCCCCACGGCCAGCGCAACCCCGCCGAGCCCAACGTGCGCATCCTCGGCAAGGAGCCCCTGGGCTACGCCACCGCGAATCCCGCCATCGCCACCGTGGACGCCACGGGCGTGGTGCGCGGCGTGGCGCCCGGGCAGACGACGCTCACCTTCCAGAGCCCCACGGGGGCCACGGCCAGCATCCCCGTGCGCGTGCAGACGGGCGCGCTGGAGCCCGCGGCGGAGGGCGCCTGGCCCACGGATGGCGTGGGGCCCTCGGCCATCCGCTCGGACTACGGCGCGCGGCTCCTGGCGGGCAAGGACGCGGTGGACGATCAGCTGGCGGTGGACTCCCAGGGCCGGGCCTTCGCCGTCCTGACGGGGGGCGCGCGCACCGCCACCCTGGCGTCGCTGACGATCCAGTCGGTGCTGCTCTCGCGCTGGACGGGCTCGGGGCTCGGTGTCGAGTGGGTGAGCCAGCCGTGGGACGCCGCCGAGGATCCGCGCCTGGTCCTGGACGCGCGTGACGTGCCCTACGTCACCTATACCTCCCGGCACTTCGGGGACATCGTCGTGGCGGACCGCCCGGCCGAGGGCGCGCCGGACACCTGGCGCCACCGGCGGCTGCCCATGGACCTGGGGCTCGCGGCGGACGCGGGGCTCAGGCCCCCGCAGTACGTGGGCCGGCACGCGCTGTCCCACGTGGCCATGCTGCCGCGCGAGGGCGGCGGCGTGTGGATCGCCTGGTGGATGGCGGACCGCTTCGACGATCAGAACCCCACCTACCAGACCACCGAGTTCCTGGAGACGCCGGCCCAGTGCGCCGAGGTCATCAAGCTCGCGGAGGTGACGGACGACGCGGTGAAGACGCAGGAGGTGCTCGTGCGCTGGAACGGCCCGCCGCTGGCGGCCACCTGTGACGCGTACGCCCTCAAGTCCACGCGCACGGACATGCCCCTGCATCTGCTGCCGCCCGCGCCAGGCGAGCGGCTGCCCCGGGTGCTGTCCACCCACGACAAGCCCCTGATGCTCCACGAGTCCAAGGGCGGCACCTGGACGGCGCGGGAGCTGGCGCATCCGATCATCCGCTCCACGGGGTTCGAGGGCCCGAACTTCGTGACGCTCGTGCGGCCGGAGACGCCGGGCGGGAGCACGGTGCTCCTGAGCTACGACGCGCTCACGGGCGCGCTGCCCGCGGACGTGTCCTTCAACGCCCTGCCCGGCCAGGAGCCGCTGGCCTCCTTCGCCTTCGAGGGCGGAGACTCCTCGCGCCAGACGCTCTACTTCGGCTTCCAGTCCGAGGGTCGGCTGTTCTCGGGCTCGGGCTTCGTGGGGCCGCTCGTGGTGCGCACGAGCCTGGGCGGCTTCTTCAAGGACGAGCCCACGGGGCCCTGGGTCGCGCCCACGCGGGCCTACAACTCGCAGTGGAGCCTGGACTTCCCCATGCGGGGCCATGCCCACCGGGGCACGCGGCTGCACCTGCTCTCGGAGACCTCGAGGGGCGTGCCCCAGCTCCTCTCGCGCGGCCTGCCCCCGGCGGAGCCGCTGTCCACCGCGCCCGAGACGCGGGGCGCGCGCCTGGGGACCACGCCCGTCACGCCCCGGGTGTCCACGGCCCCGATCGTGCTCGCGGACGGCGCGCGCTACCTGCTCACGGACCTCGTCGACAGCTCCGTGCCCGGAGGCGTCCTGCGCTCGGAGGGGCCGGGCCAGCCCTTCGTCCCCCGGCGCGCGCGCATCGGGGGCGAGGCGCTCTTCTCGGCGCGCCGGCTCTGGCACTCGGGCGGGGGGCTGTTCCTGCTGGAGGAGCAGGGCTCGGCGCTGCGGGTCCACCGCTCGGCGGACCAGGGCGCGAGCTTCTCGGCCGTGAGCACCACCCCGCGCCCCGCCGCGCCCCTGGAGGCCGCGTGGGTGCATGCCGGGGGCTCGGGGCCGCTCTTCGCGATGTTCTTCGACAAGCTCCAGTCCTTCGACTTCCAGTGGGGCTTCTCCCCCAACGCCGCCACCACGCCGCCGACGATCGTCCCGGGCTTCACCGCGGCCGAGCGGGGTCGGCTGGTGGTGCTCCACGGCGCGCTGCTGCCCACGTCCACGGGCGTACTGCTCGCGGTGGACGCGCTGAAGAACGACGGCACGGGGAGCCACGCCCAGCT includes:
- a CDS encoding tetratricopeptide repeat protein; its protein translation is MYNLLIALGVGLAITLGVKLTNLGPLWAGIIPGTIAFLATYFLLAQRVGKELQKLMLAVQKELQGQPTSQKDAQGRLERAIKMLEGGLVYEKRQFLVGPEVHAQIGMLKYMSKDLDGAQRHFAQASSRNYMAKAMEGALHFQKKDFAAMKKAFEAAAAAGKKESIVWAVYAWCLVQNKEKDEALKVLGRGVDANPSDDKLKNSLSALQNDKRLKMKPYEPLWWQFGLEAPPPQMIGGGGRRVQFTPRR
- a CDS encoding diguanylate cyclase, encoding MQRQDRHGEKPLILVVDDDPGTRESLLELLSARFDVLGADSGRSGVELARERHPDLVLLDRFLSNEDGLTVLECLQHDRSTEAVPVIFLTGDSDEATLEKCLEMGAVDFVHKPASTRELVARIDRALRQSEQQQRLQQMAQTDALTGLANFRALSARLEEEFKRSNRYDYPLSVVVIDLDHLKAINDGMGHDVGNRAILALANLLRTNLREVDFAARFGGDEFVALLPHQTAAEAAVLAERIRTGLRGVKITRADGRPAPFGLSVSVGIADHSLSNPRESTDELLRAADAALYEAKREGRDRVVVQHPAELAAPRSAQRH
- a CDS encoding response regulator; this encodes MNGGRLASGSRVAIIGGGIAGVGMATSLLFNARARGCTVDVRVYDGGDPSAIAPPAVLTPECRSRLAALGCRIPLEWRAHELRGVEVISHGQREVVPGTPGGLWVVDGWPQGQGGVALVREMLAGAATAQGAKFIQRRVERVENQPSAPDAPAAVRKCGPLIVRAQGSGERFHAVALATGAGPSLGDAFFPGFQPAPTVAAVQARLRPASLQAPTPLARLWLSPLPTVDGLWLLPGAQSVYALAFGPAVTPADLCQALMMAARDGLVEEGFELTAVETTRLPYGPGRTLVAPGQLAVGAVALGHPLQLGLTETLASCSRAAVALLDAGLEKPALERRYVRDGLAELLEDATAGARCIPWLRRAGRQAPRAFLTARLRGTSGGMGGGGVLGLSAPTPLALLSSLRWAGIRETLASWVHTTLEPLPTTIPAMEPDLYYIVDDDPEQREAMTQLLESTGARVVAFADELALFCAVARRPPTAILLDVVLHWVDGLRLCEGLKQHPLTRDTRVVVMSGLNRPHVRQRALDAGAEAFLPKPVEPERLLRQLLGLVPAAPAVPAPSALTEESGRYAS
- the miaA gene encoding tRNA (adenosine(37)-N6)-dimethylallyltransferase MiaA, whose protein sequence is MERPVLTVIAGPTASGKSALAVALALRHGGEIVGADSQQVYRHFDIGTAKPSEAECAAVPHHLLSVVEPLEPFSAAEYQRRADAAIADIHARGRRVFVVGGTGMYLRILLHGLVEAPGADPALRARLEALAVAEGREAVHRRLAEVDPESAAKLPPQDLLRVIRALEIHAQTGKPASVFRREHAFSGGRYPFRMVVLEPPREALYQAINARTETLYARGLVDEVRALLARGYGEAAPMRSVGYVQARAVVEGRLTEREAIAQTAQETRHYAKRQMTWFRKEPGARFVPPPYAGLQDA
- the hisS gene encoding histidine--tRNA ligase; its protein translation is MNDILPGEVEVWQHVERTARELFARFGYGEARTPTVEDTALFVRSVGEETDIVGKEMYTFEDKGGRSLSLRPEGTAPAARAYIEHSVLNQEPLTRWFYMGPMFRYERMKTGRYRQFHQIGAEAYGSKEPAQDVEMMDLVVQLLQALGLRDVSLNINSLGDDACRPAYQEKLVGHLRAHVDELCADCKVRLERNPLRVLDCKVERCQQIAQAAPSILESLCTPCREHFENVQRKLRALGIAFEVNHRIMRGLDYYTRTTFEFIAAHPVLGTASTVGGGGRYDKLVKALGGPDVPAVGFGLGLDRLCLLLRESGQTFGLKAQLFIAVADEGSADEALTIASRLRREGLRVELDTRGGSLKSQMKRADKVGATYTLVLGELERTSGQANLKPMAGGEPVPVKLAELAQALHAAAKPTA
- the asd gene encoding archaetidylserine decarboxylase (Phosphatidylserine decarboxylase is synthesized as a single chain precursor. Generation of the pyruvoyl active site from a Ser is coupled to cleavage of a Gly-Ser bond between the larger (beta) and smaller (alpha chains). It is an integral membrane protein.) → MDEQNFMKLMQILPKSALSTAVGMATRLPVPAPLHRAAIKTFAKMYKVDMAEAEHALEHYPTFAEFFTRGLKVGARTIDPGEKVVVSPVDGAVSQVGYSEHGRVLQAKDIHYSVGELLGDEAAAKPFHGGAWTTIYLSPRDYHRIHAPLGGTITGYAYIPGEFWPVNPASVKNKQSLFCVNERLITYLDTVAGKCAVVKVGATCVSRIKAAYEDVITHQGKPGKVHRYDTAIAVEKGGELGRFEMGSTVILLFEPGRVKWAESLVPEAVVRLGSRIGEIP
- a CDS encoding RecQ family ATP-dependent DNA helicase, with the protein product MPSPTEVLRSVFGFPGFRGGQEPVVSRLLEGRSVLAIFPTGAGKSLCYQLPALMLEGLTLVVSPLIALMKDQLDFLTRQGVRAARIDSTLGPDELRQVYADLRAGTLQLLYVAPERLANERFLQTLKGLRLSMLAVDEAHCISEWGHNFRPEYMKLAPLARTLGVERVLALTATATPSVARDIAAAFGIAAGDVVQTGFHRPNLTLRVTPTGGGDARRELLLQRLGARARGATIIYVTLQRTAEELATFLRGHGHDALAYHAGMEPEARHAVQDRFMASPDAVVVATIAFGMGIDKSDIRAVYHYNLPKSLENHAQEIGRAGRDGQPSDCELLAAREDVTVLENFTFGDTPTPEAVAGVLEHVLGQGETFDLSVHELSGTHDVRPLVIETLLTYLELDGLIESTGPFYNAYKFQELKPLDEAIAGFDAARAAFLRGVFAHAERKRTWSVLDLATVMRETGEPRARIVAALNYLEEQEVLKLQVTGVRQGYRKKARSVGAEALTRTMQERFLEREARDARRLGQVLAFVDHAGCRTRFLLAYFGEELGKDCGHCDVCAGEHPGVLPPAPDAEAREAQVRAEVARMRAERQDALASPRQLARFLCGITSPSATRAKLTRHPRFGALSDVPFQQVLDLARP